One genomic region from Quercus robur chromosome 4, dhQueRobu3.1, whole genome shotgun sequence encodes:
- the LOC126721650 gene encoding uncharacterized protein LOC126721650: MDQMRKVMDEMRENMRRANLVEDLVHQIDSPFTASINGHSLPLKFKMPSLDSYDAIRDPFDHIATFKTTMHLQGVPDEIMCRAFSTILKGSAWVWFSKIPSNTMSSFEELSKLFANNFIGGQRHKRSSSSLLTIEQGENESLWSFITRFNKEALTVDEMDDKLLLAAFHNGVNSDLFIHKLYEQEPQTMAELVYSAQNFMNANDAIIAKKRKRVERMEADLSRHPEQGPRPKKTQTGEKNNQDNKKASSSAWSQ; this comes from the coding sequence ATGGATCAGATGAGGAAGGTCATGGATGAGATGAGGGAGAACATGAGAAGGGCGAATCTTGTAGAGGATTTAGTTCATCAAATAGACTCCCCTTTCACGGCCTCTATCAATGGTCACTCGTTGCCTCTGAAGTTCAAGATGCCTTCCTTGGACTCGTATGATGCAATACGTGACCCTTTCGATCATATTGCTACTTTCAAGACTacgatgcaccttcaaggggttcCAGATGAGattatgtgtagggccttcTCTACTATCCTCAAAGGGTCAGCATGGGTATGGTTCAGCAAGATACCTTCGAATACTATGAGTTCTTTCGAAGAATTGAGTAAACTGTTTGCCAACAATTTTATTGGAGGACAAAGGCATAAACGTTCCTCGTCTAGCTTGTTAACCATAGAGCAAGGGGAAAATGAAAGCTTGTGGTCCTTCATTACACGCTTCAACAAGGAAGCCCTAACAGTGGACGAGATGGACGACAAATTGTTATTGGCGGCCTTCCACAATGGAGTAAATTCCGATTTATTTATCCATAAGCTTTATGAACAAGAACCTCAAACCATGGCTGAACTCGTCTACTCGGCCCAAAACTTCATGAATGCAAATGATGCAATTAtagctaagaagaggaagagagttgaacGAATGGAAGCAGATCTCTCGCGCCATCCTGAGCAGGGTCCTCGTCCAAAGAAGACACAGACAGGAGAGAAGAACAATCAAGATAATAAGAAGGCAAGCTCTTCGGCATGGAGTCAGTAA
- the LOC126721025 gene encoding uncharacterized protein LOC126721025 has protein sequence MRMKQAIRSIDAFPRAEDHLLQKTQSGALVSVVGLVIMSLLFLHELRYYLTTYTVHQMSVDLKRGETLPIHINMTFPSLPCDVLSVDAIDMSGKHEVDLDTNIWKLRLNSDGHIIGTEYLSDLVEKEHAEHKDGNKDEHEDSDQKFQFFDHAAENMIKKVKQAIAHGEGCRVYGVLDVQRVAGNFHISVHGLNIYVAQMIFEGSSHVNISHIIHDLSFGPKYPGIHNPLDGTERILHGTSGTFKYYIKIVPTEYRYISKEVLPTNQFSVTEYFSPMKDSDRTWPAVYFLYDLSPITVTIREERHSFLHFITRLCAVLGGTFALTGMLDRWMFRLVEALTKPKARSAYR, from the exons ATGCGTATGAAGCAAGCTATAAGGAGCATCGATGCGTTTCCTCGCGCAGAGGATCACTTGCTTCAGAAAACTCAATCTGGAGCACTTG tTTCTGTTGTGGGTTTAGTGATAATGTCGTTGTTGTTCCTGCACGAGCTGAGATATTATCTTACCACATATACGGTTCATCAG ATGTCCGTTGATTTGAAACGTGGAGAAACTCTTCCAATCCACATAAATATGACATTTCCTTCGTTACCCTGTGACG TTTTAAGTGTTGACGCGATTGATATGTCTGGCAAGCATGAAGTGGATCTCGATACAAACATATGGAAG TTGCGCTTGAACAGTGATGGTCATATCATCGGCACTGAATATTTGTCTGATCTAGTAGAAAAGGAACATGCAGAGCATAAGG ATGGTAATAAAGATGAGCATGAGGATTCGGACCAgaaatttcaattctttgatCATGCTGCAGAAAATATGATCAAGAAAGTGAAGCAAGCAATAGCACATGGAGAAGGATGCCGG GTTTATGGGGTCTTAGATGTCCAAAGAGTTGCTGGAAACTTTCACATATCAGTTCATGGGCTAAACATTTATGTTGCCCAAATG ATTTTTGAAGGATCTAGTCATGTGAACATCAGTCACATCATCCATGATTTGTCATTTGGCCCAAAATATCCTGGAATTCACAATCCACTTGATGGGACAGAACGTATATTGCATGGCACAAGTGGGACATTCAAATATTACATAAAG ATTGTACCGACCGAATATAGATATATCTCAAAAGAAGTTTTACCAACTAATCAATTCTCCGTCACGGAATACTTTTCCCCCATGAAAGATTCTGATAGGACATGGCCAG CTGTCTACTTCTTGTATGACCTGTCACCGATTACTGTGACAATCAGAGAAGAACGTCACAGTTTTCTGCACTTCATCACCCGGCTGTGTGCAGTATTAGGTGGTACCTTTGCATTAACAG GAATGCTGGACCGTTGGATGTTCAGGCTTGTTGAGGCTCTGACCAAACCTAAAGCTAGAAGTGCATACCGTTAG